One Leucoraja erinacea ecotype New England chromosome 18, Leri_hhj_1, whole genome shotgun sequence genomic window, ctagtattttgtatttccatcctgggaaaaaggttctgactatctatgcctcttataatgttatatatttcacCAGGTATCCTATCAACCTCcggcatttcagagaaaacaatctaaatctgttcaaactctccttgtagctaatctctctgatccaggcatcattctggtaaaccacctactgcagatgctggagaatcgaaggttacacaaaaacccTTTCCAAGGCCTCCACAACTGGAGAAACTcgggccgaacccttcttcagactgatcgggggcgggggtgtagGGGCAGTACCAGAATACACCGGAAATTGAGGCCTAACTCAAAGTCCTATGAACATCGAAGCCACATCATGacttccccttcctcagcccccctgttgACTCAATGCCCCCCACAACTtatgacgttgcctatttccttcgctccatatgctgctgcacccgctgagtttctccagcctttttttgTAACCCCACTATCTATTTTGTGTTGCCATTTTGACAGAGTTATGGACTTGGCCTTCAagaccctctgtacatcaatgctgttaatagtCTTGACATGCATTGTATATTTTCActatacatttgacctcccaaagtgcaacacacttgctcaggttaaactcAATCTACCATTTCACAGCCCATTTCCATAGTGAATTTATATCCTGCAGGATACTTAGACAGCCTTCCTTACtgggcctccacagatgctgcattacccactgagttcttccagctctttgtgtttcgcTTAAAACCCTGGCACAAATGAATGCGGAAACGTTTATAAAGCTGAGCAATGCCTTTGGATACAGGCATTTTACAGAATGCATTTATTAACATTGCAACTTTCTCACCCATATTAGTTTGTAAAAGTGCAAAGCATACCATCAGTAGAAGCTTCATGAAAATAAACTATTTGACATTGGCATTGTATTTCAGTCAGCTGTTTTACTGAACTGGATCATCTCACTATGTGCACATGCAATATCACATCATGTCACGGAGATTCAGTTCTGCCACTACTGCTTAATTACCACAAGAGTCCATTTGACCTTGTGGATTTGGATGAAATTTAACACCATTGCATATCCTTGGGCACTCAGACCAGAGATGACAAGGACAGGAAAAATCATATTTCCATTTGAATCTTCCATTTGAATTTTTAacattccccttccctccctccgtgCCCACTTCCTCCACCCTAATCATTTAACTAGTTCCACAGTTCCACACATtatatccctcttgagatcacatcttccctagccaacaacgggcctaccagggcacctccctgcctgaggtTATTTGTTGACAGCCCTGATTGTTCCTGGTCTTTTCTTACCACCAGCTCTTCACCCTCAACCCCCTACTTTCAGtgtaaagaaaggtcccgacctgaaacatcacatgttcttcatccagagatgctgcctgatccatcgagttactccagcactgttgtctatCGTCCATTTAAATTAACCTGGAATCACGTCAGATCTACTTGGGTTCAGTAGCTCAACTAGAGCAATGTACGAGATTTTGTTTAGAATCTATAGACAAATTAAGTTGATTCTTTATGATAGTTCCACATCAAGATTTGCATTGAAACTGCAAATGTTTACCAGgatggacatagaacatagaacccagaacagtacagcacagcaacacacccttcagcccaccagttcTGCTATGACCACGAAGCCAATCTAACCAACTCCATCTGCCGGCATGTGGTCCTTTTCCCTCTATCTCAGCCTGATTATGCACCTGTCTAAGTGTCTCTTAAATTTTGTTACTGTGTCGACCACCTTCCCCAGCAGTGAGTTCCAGTCACCTACCACACTAAAAAAATTACCTTTTAAACTTTCCTTCACTCACCTTAAGCTCATGGCCTCTTGGCTtctacatttccaccctgtgaagaAAAATCTgactatctactctatctatgcctctcatcattttatatacttctatcaagcctCCCCTCAACATCTGGTGCTCCAGAGGAAACAGTACAATACAATCCAGTTTGGTCAAATGAATACTCTCCCAGCCAGACAGACTATTAATGATGAGGTTATCTGGCTTGGAGACTGAGTATTAAACTGAGACACAGTTAGAGACTGCAAATgatagaatctggagcaaaaaagcccaaaatgctggaagaactcagcatgtcaagcagcatctatggagagaaagggatGGTCGATGTTTTGAGTCGCAGTCTGTACCATGGTGGTGGGtgaagggcaagtggaaaagtacaTTATGCAGAATAACATCATAGGCTTAATGGGATGATACAAAGAACAATTCTCAGAGCTCGAGCAACTTGTGGTTACAAAATTACCCCAAATACTTTTCAAAAATGATTGATTATTGACTGATTCTTGTTCCAGAATTTATTCGATGTGGTGACATATCAAACTACACAATTCTCATTGGTTGCCTTGATTTGCCCATTTTTTATTTGCACTGGTAGATACATTTTGGAATAGTTAACCACATAAAATCTCTTTCAAACTGTTGAAAAAACAACTGAGAACAAATTGATCTGTGGGTGAGAGGTAGGGTTGGGGGAGGTGGCGATGGTGGGAATCTGGAGAACTCCTCAGTCTAGGACAGCAGGCAGAGGCACCACATTCTCTATGATGCATCAAAGTGTGAGAGTACTTCCAGAACAGACTGCACTGTGTGGAAGGAATTGGATGCGTTGCCTCACAGCTGCTCAATCTGAGAACGATGCCTTCAGTAAAGGATATTAACTGGTCCTACCTCTAACTTAGCCTAAATGATTGTATTCACAGCAACACCAAAAGAACTTTGATGCAGTAATGTTCCCACTAACTAGATGGGGTTTCACTATatttgagaaagggagggagaataTTATCCCAGTCACCACTACTTCGCCACGGCACACTGAGATAatacactgcagatagacacaaaatgctggagcaactttgctggtcaggcagcatctctgcagaaaaggaatagatgatgttttgggtcgagacccttcctcagacactgCACACTAGTGTCTTCTTTGTCCAATTAGAACCTCATCAGTTATCATCCACTTAAAGTAACAACTGGTCTACTTAAGGAAGTGCTCTCACTCACACTTTTGTGACACTTTCCGCCATTTTGGTGGCTACATTACTCACGCATATTTTACTTGACTTGGAGTTGTCCAGCACAGAGAGAGGTCATTTAGCCTATCATGCACCATGAACGCATCATTCAAATAGTCCCATTGCCCTAGTTTTAATCTACTTTCCTGAAAATGTTCCTTCTCATGCATACATTTGGAAGCTGCTATTAGAACTGTTTCCCTCTCAGACTGTGTATTGCAGATTAAAATATGAACTTGCTGCATAGAAATAATATTTTCATCTCGTTGAATGACTCATGGTTTGTTTTGCCAATGTTCTTAAATATCTAGCCATAGACATTCCTCCAAGAGGAAATAGTTTCATTCCACCTACTCTCTCAAATAATTTCAGAATTTTGAAGAATTCCAATGAATCATCCCTTGACTGATAATGTGAAGTGTGTCAGATTTTCTAGTTCCTTTCCAGAGCTGATAGACCGCACCCATTATTCTCTTCCATCATATCTCATGTGCATCTTTCCAATTCCTCCCAAGAGTAGTGTCAAGAATTAGATAGAATATCCCAGGTTAGCTctaatcaattatttatttgactTCATTCCTCTTCCATGACACTTGGTAAATGTTCTTTGATTTTTAACCTCAGTTACTACATCTTCTTGCAAGGTATAGCTAGCTCAAAAACAGGCTGGGTATTGGTGTGTGCGTTAGGATGTAGAGCATTGGTGGAATATATTTCATGTCACTGAAGTGGGGGCAGAAGGTTGAATTGAATCTTATGTCAATAACGAAAATAGGAAGGATGAAAATCACCCTATTAGAAGATGATGTGTTGTTGCTTGAGCTTATTTTGGGCTTCAACGGGTTGGTTGGGGATAATGAAATGTTCCTATTTACGAAATACTTCATTTCAAAACAGTTTCAATTCGTGCCATTAACATTTATTTCTTCTCTATTTTTCTTTGCAGTACTGTGCTTTTGCTTCGCTTTTCTTCATCTTGGTGTCAATCAGCACCTTCTGCCTGGAGACCCATGAAGCGTTCAACCCAATCGTTAACAGAACGGAGAATGTAACGCGAGGAAATGAAACCACGGTGGAAATTAGTCAGGAAACAGAAACCGAAGCTTTCTTAATGTATATTGAAGGAGTCTGTGTGGTATGGTTTACGTTTGAATTTCTGATGAGGATCACTTTCTGTCCAAACAAAGTGGAGTTTATCAAGAATACTCTCAATATCATAGACTTtgtggccattctgcccttctatCTGGAGGTAGGACTCAGTGCTTTGTCTTCCAAAGCGGCTAAGGATGTGCTGGGCTTCCTGAGAGTGGTTCGCTTTGTCCGAATCCTGCGAATCTTCAAGCTGACCCGTCATTTTGTAGGACTGAGAGTTTTAGGACATACTTTGCGTGCAAGCACCAATGAATTTCTGCTGCTCATCATCTTCTTGGCACTTGGCGTCCTGATATTTGCCACCATGATCTACTATGCCGAGCGGATAGGAGCTAATCCCCATGACCTGAGAGCCGATAACCACACACACTTCAAAAATATTCCGATTGGATTTTGGTGGGCCGTAGTAACCATGACTACACTTGGCTATGGAGACATGTATCCTCAGACATGGTCGGGCATGTTGGTAGGAGCCCTCTGTGCTCTTTCGGGTGTGCTGACCATTGCTATGCCTGTCCCTGTCATTGTCAATAATTTTGGAATGTATTACTCCTTAGCGATGGCCAAACAAAAATTaccaaagaagaaaaagaagcatATACCGAGACCGCCCCAGCTGGGATCCCCCAATTATTGTAAATCTGGTGTAAACTCTCCACATCACAGTACACAGAGTGACACATGCCCACTCGCTCAGGAAGAGATTTTAGAAATTAACAGAGCAGGTAGGAAACCTCTTAGAGGAATGTCCATCTGACCCTCGAATGCCTCCTTTGCACCTACCCCTGGTAGTCATTTTATATCTCAACCAGCTTTGGATTTCTGGAAAGGCAGCACATTTAAGCCATGCTTGTGTTTTGTATCAAACATCCTCTTAGTAAGCACGTTACCAAATAGAGTGCAGCCAATCTGGTAAACTTCTATGTTGGAATGAAACCATGCATTGTCGAGGTAAGCTGAGAACTCCAGCTACATGTGCAATCAGAATCATCTGTTAATTACAGATTCTGACGATTATTTTGTAAAGAAAGAAGCAAAAATCTAGAAGATTTGTATCTGATAATGATTACAAAATCCTACTACATTTCCTTGAAATATTCAGCATTTTTCATACCTTATTGGTTATTAAACACCAGAATGAAGTATTATCATCTATCAGGTGGATTTAGGACAGAATGTGTTCTCATTTGATCAATTGTGGGGATCAAGGTTGAGATAAAACTGTAGTTTATGTATATAAGAAAATATGATAAATTAAGACAAAATCCCAGGCTAAATTGAGGCCTTTGGATTCTAAATAATCTGAAGCCACATAGGCTCTACTATAGAAATCTTGCTGCATGAAAATATAACCAGTTAGGCTTTAAACTCCTCATAAAGTAGTATACACTTTTACTCCTAGAAAAGAACAAAAGTATTTCACTTCAGACCATAGTTGTTGCTCTGTAAATATACTTCATGTTGCTCTTACAAATCTGCCATGTATTATGGTAATAAAATAACTTAGTATAAGCATACAAATAAtactactactaataataataataataataataacctaaTGCAAG contains:
- the LOC129705811 gene encoding potassium voltage-gated channel subfamily C member 1-like isoform X2 → MISPVHVSTSRGSTPGKRPPSTTCLIEEMGKGDDNDRIVINVGGTRHETYRSTLKTLPGTRLAWLTEPGAFANFDYDPKAGEFFFDRHPGVFAHILNYYRTGKLHCPADVCGPLYEEEIAFWGIDETDVEPCCWMTYRQHRDAEEALDSFEPPDLNSGDGDAGGGGDGVGDSEDELDTKRLALGDCSPEAGAKAGWWRKWQRRIWALFEDPYSSKYARYCAFASLFFILVSISTFCLETHEAFNPIVNRTENVTRGNETTVEISQETETEAFLMYIEGVCVVWFTFEFLMRITFCPNKVEFIKNTLNIIDFVAILPFYLEVGLSALSSKAAKDVLGFLRVVRFVRILRIFKLTRHFVGLRVLGHTLRASTNEFLLLIIFLALGVLIFATMIYYAERIGANPHDLRADNHTHFKNIPIGFWWAVVTMTTLGYGDMYPQTWSGMLVGALCALSGVLTIAMPVPVIVNNFGMYYSLAMAKQKLPKKKKKHIPRPPQLGSPNYCKSGVNSPHHSTQSDTCPLAQEEILEINRADFKQNGDAANAALANEDCPHIDQAQTPEDHLPFTRSNTRERNARDGPCFLLSTGEFSCPPDGGIRKDFCKRSPVIAKYMPAGAVRVT